From a single Planctellipticum variicoloris genomic region:
- a CDS encoding HYExAFE family protein: MLRSNHYDVAFEAYLRACRTAYVAVDERRRSVLERTSLKSLDFLVYTPDQGTWLVDVKGRQFAAGGPGRRWENWATHEDLSGMAAWQELFGGQSRGLLVFAYDLGENAVEVPPELGVPFVHRGRQYAFFGVWADSYRDWMRVRSPRWETVWLPSPLFRELRFPLSRHLVPSVTVS, encoded by the coding sequence ATGCTCCGGTCCAATCATTATGATGTGGCGTTTGAGGCTTATCTGCGGGCCTGCCGGACGGCGTACGTCGCAGTCGACGAACGTCGGCGGTCGGTCCTCGAACGGACTTCCTTGAAATCCCTGGATTTCCTGGTCTATACCCCGGATCAGGGGACCTGGCTGGTCGATGTGAAGGGACGGCAGTTTGCCGCGGGGGGACCGGGGCGACGCTGGGAGAACTGGGCGACGCACGAAGACCTTTCGGGAATGGCCGCCTGGCAGGAACTGTTCGGGGGACAGTCGCGGGGGCTGCTGGTTTTCGCGTACGATCTCGGAGAGAATGCGGTCGAGGTCCCGCCAGAGCTGGGGGTTCCGTTCGTCCATCGCGGTCGGCAGTATGCGTTCTTCGGCGTCTGGGCCGATTCCTACCGGGACTGGATGCGCGTCCGTTCCCCCCGCTGGGAAACGGTCTGGCTGCCGTCGCCGTTGTTTCGCGAATTGCGATTTCCGTTGTCCAGGCACCTGGTTCCGAGCGTGACCGTCTCATGA
- a CDS encoding lactate racemase domain-containing protein, whose translation MELRIEYGTTGQLTLETGADADVQWKPGPAALARPIDAVREALAAPLEYPALAAALVPGDRVVMALDPGLPGLADVLTGIWSVLAEAGIRPEDLLLLQPASLTPRQSLDPRSALPAEIRAAVGWQMHQPAADNSTGYLATSLSGERVYLARELLDADFVLPVGRLGFDPVLGYRGAASLFYPGLSSPDAFVRAHGQGHSELRPEDDRPLRQLIDEAAWLLGVQFGVQVIPSATGIAAVLAGSLEATIREGRRQLDIGWRITQHERRETVLVSVRPAAGPTTWDEVGAALEVARKLVTRGGRIVLLTDLEATPGPGVEMVRNRRSPSDALQPLRRESPPDLVPATQWTQAADWASLYLLSRLESNLAEDLFAIPLENEREVQRLLGGAEDCLAIAGAQFAYGEITDDEEEEE comes from the coding sequence GTGGAACTGAGAATCGAATACGGCACGACCGGCCAACTGACCTTGGAGACCGGGGCCGACGCGGATGTTCAGTGGAAACCCGGCCCGGCGGCGCTGGCCCGCCCGATCGATGCCGTTCGGGAAGCCTTGGCGGCGCCTCTGGAGTATCCGGCTCTCGCCGCCGCGCTTGTGCCGGGTGATCGCGTCGTCATGGCTCTCGATCCCGGCCTGCCCGGTCTGGCGGACGTGCTGACCGGGATCTGGAGCGTTCTCGCCGAAGCCGGCATTCGCCCGGAAGACCTGCTGCTCCTCCAACCGGCCTCGCTGACGCCGCGGCAGTCGCTCGATCCCCGGTCCGCGCTTCCGGCGGAAATTCGGGCGGCGGTCGGCTGGCAAATGCACCAGCCTGCCGCCGACAACTCGACCGGCTATCTCGCCACCAGCCTCTCCGGTGAACGAGTCTATCTGGCTCGCGAGCTCCTGGACGCCGACTTCGTCCTGCCCGTCGGCCGCCTGGGCTTCGACCCGGTGCTGGGCTACCGCGGCGCCGCCAGCCTCTTTTACCCGGGACTGTCCAGCCCCGACGCGTTTGTCCGCGCCCACGGGCAGGGGCATTCCGAACTTCGTCCCGAAGATGATCGTCCCCTGCGGCAGCTCATCGACGAAGCCGCCTGGCTGCTGGGAGTCCAGTTCGGCGTTCAAGTCATACCGTCCGCCACGGGCATCGCCGCCGTCCTGGCAGGGAGTCTGGAAGCGACCATTCGCGAGGGACGCCGCCAGCTCGACATCGGCTGGAGAATCACTCAGCACGAGCGTCGCGAAACCGTCCTCGTGTCTGTTCGACCGGCGGCAGGTCCGACGACCTGGGACGAGGTCGGCGCCGCCCTGGAAGTGGCCCGGAAACTTGTGACGCGCGGCGGTCGCATCGTGCTCCTGACCGATCTGGAGGCCACCCCCGGCCCCGGAGTCGAAATGGTCCGCAATCGGCGCTCCCCATCCGACGCGCTGCAGCCCCTCCGCCGCGAGTCCCCTCCCGACCTGGTTCCCGCCACCCAGTGGACCCAGGCCGCCGACTGGGCGTCGCTCTACCTGCTCAGTCGCCTGGAAAGCAACCTGGCCGAAGATCTCTTTGCGATCCCCCTCGAAAACGAACGGGAAGTGCAGCGACTCCTCGGAGGGGCGGAAGACTGCCTGGCGATCGCCGGGGCGCAGTTTGCCTACGGCGAGATTACCGACGACGAAGAAGAAGAGGAATGA
- a CDS encoding UDP-N-acetylmuramoyl-tripeptide--D-alanyl-D-alanine ligase has protein sequence MERLRLKDLVAATGGRLADVPVGLTEIVRFGTDSRTLQPGDAFWAFRGPRFDAHDFVPTAVASGAVLAVVDEAHGELAVPRLIVRDTLAAWGELAGWRRRQSDALVIGVTGSVGKTTTRELVYAALSEQYQGMRSAANLNNLYGLPQTLLELRQSDEFAVLELGADRVGEIRDLCAIARPEVGLITSIGKAHAKSFGGVEGIIRGKGELLEALPSSGFAVLPGDDPVVRDMARRAACPVIFVGEHQQNHLWPVQVRATAGSLQFRVNGQDYSVPATGRHFLANALLAIAVGREIGMNSGAIARGLARFEPVDGRCRPRQIGLWTVIDDSYNASPTSMAAALNVLRDLDFGRSARRIAVLGDMRELGECGPEEHRNIGRHAAAAGIDALLAYGDSADELARGAREGGLTSGRIAATDDLEILRLLLDCWLEPGAVVLVKGSRAMQMERVVSWLEQLAEDSGHRVVGRQVA, from the coding sequence GTGGAACGTCTGCGGCTGAAGGATCTGGTAGCGGCGACTGGCGGACGGCTGGCGGATGTCCCGGTCGGACTGACGGAAATTGTCCGCTTCGGGACCGACTCTCGAACATTGCAGCCGGGGGACGCCTTCTGGGCGTTTCGAGGTCCGCGATTTGACGCGCACGACTTTGTGCCGACCGCCGTTGCGTCCGGGGCGGTTCTGGCGGTTGTCGACGAGGCGCATGGGGAACTGGCCGTCCCGCGGCTGATTGTCCGCGACACGCTGGCTGCCTGGGGAGAGCTGGCCGGCTGGCGGAGGCGGCAGAGCGACGCTCTTGTGATCGGCGTCACCGGAAGCGTCGGCAAAACGACCACCCGGGAGCTGGTCTACGCCGCCTTGAGCGAGCAGTATCAGGGCATGCGCTCGGCGGCAAATCTCAACAACCTCTACGGTCTGCCGCAGACATTGCTGGAACTGCGGCAGTCTGATGAATTTGCCGTCCTGGAACTGGGAGCCGACCGGGTCGGCGAAATTCGCGATCTGTGCGCGATCGCCCGCCCGGAGGTGGGCCTGATCACTTCGATCGGAAAGGCGCATGCGAAGTCGTTCGGCGGGGTTGAAGGGATCATTCGCGGCAAAGGCGAATTGCTCGAAGCCCTTCCATCCAGCGGATTTGCCGTGCTGCCGGGCGACGATCCGGTCGTGCGGGACATGGCCCGCCGGGCGGCCTGCCCGGTGATCTTCGTCGGCGAACACCAGCAGAACCACCTCTGGCCGGTGCAAGTCCGGGCGACCGCGGGGTCGCTGCAGTTCCGCGTCAACGGTCAGGACTATTCGGTCCCGGCGACGGGGCGTCATTTTCTGGCCAACGCGCTCCTGGCGATTGCGGTCGGACGCGAGATCGGAATGAACTCTGGCGCGATCGCCCGCGGTCTGGCCCGGTTTGAGCCCGTCGACGGTCGCTGCCGCCCGCGGCAAATCGGACTATGGACGGTGATCGATGACAGCTATAACGCCAGTCCGACGTCAATGGCGGCCGCGCTCAATGTGCTTCGCGATCTCGATTTCGGCCGGTCCGCCCGGCGGATCGCCGTGCTCGGCGATATGCGGGAACTGGGAGAGTGCGGTCCGGAGGAACATCGCAACATTGGCCGACACGCGGCTGCAGCCGGAATCGACGCACTCCTGGCCTACGGGGACTCCGCCGACGAGCTGGCCCGGGGCGCACGGGAGGGAGGACTGACGTCGGGGCGGATCGCCGCGACGGACGATCTGGAAATCTTACGGCTGTTGCTCGACTGCTGGCTGGAGCCCGGGGCGGTCGTCCTGGTCAAAGGTTCGCGGGCGATGCAGATGGAGCGGGTCGTGAGCTGGTTAGAACAACTTGCGGAGGACTCCGGTCATCGGGTGGTCGGGCGTCAGGTGGCCTGA
- a CDS encoding UDP-N-acetylmuramoyl-L-alanyl-D-glutamate--2,6-diaminopimelate ligase, translated as MGDAVVQPPIIISLRRLFPQASFVGCADLRATHVTADSRTCRPKSLFAVIRGRQLNGCEFIRDALSRGAAGLIVDRPIPDIPVPQCVVQDVRAAFAEICAFRCGWPSRQLKVAGVTGTNGKTTVTWLVRSILEFHRERCGVLGTVEYSDGWTTEPSALTTPGPEIQAAWLARMVRRGAGFAAIEVSSHALDQRRISGTELQCGAITNITRDHFDYHGTFEAYQSAKFRLLESIRPGGLVVLNRDDPGAWALRERVDSSRNLIATSLGNAADVTAQLREESLRGTAFQLSIHGRTVECHTTLIGRYNVANCLTAAAILSGFGLSPEQISAGLEQFCVVPGRLERIACGQPFDVFVDYAHTDDALARCLQALRSMTPGRLIVVFGAGGDRDREKRPLMGRAALHADVQIATSDNPRSEVPERIIEEILAGMAGARPIVEVDRSVAIRRALELAVPGDCVLVAGKGHEQEQIIGAERLPFDDRQVVRQWLSRLTTEWNLSLPTASPRSFARVG; from the coding sequence GTGGGTGACGCCGTCGTTCAACCGCCGATCATCATCAGTCTGCGTCGTCTGTTTCCCCAGGCCAGTTTTGTGGGCTGCGCGGATTTGCGGGCCACGCACGTGACGGCCGACAGCCGGACCTGCCGCCCGAAGAGCCTGTTCGCCGTCATTCGGGGACGCCAGCTCAACGGATGTGAGTTCATCCGGGACGCGCTGTCCCGTGGAGCCGCGGGACTGATCGTCGACCGTCCCATCCCCGACATTCCCGTTCCCCAGTGCGTCGTCCAGGACGTGCGGGCCGCATTTGCGGAGATCTGCGCTTTCCGATGCGGTTGGCCATCGCGGCAGCTCAAGGTCGCCGGCGTCACTGGGACCAACGGCAAGACCACGGTGACCTGGCTCGTGCGATCGATCCTGGAGTTCCACCGGGAGCGGTGCGGCGTGCTCGGCACCGTCGAATACAGCGACGGCTGGACGACCGAGCCCTCCGCCTTGACGACGCCCGGTCCCGAAATCCAGGCGGCCTGGCTGGCCCGCATGGTCCGTCGCGGGGCGGGTTTTGCGGCCATCGAAGTCTCCAGCCACGCACTGGATCAGCGTCGGATTTCCGGGACCGAGCTGCAGTGCGGCGCGATCACGAATATCACGCGGGACCACTTCGACTACCACGGGACATTCGAGGCGTACCAGTCGGCCAAATTCCGGCTGCTGGAGTCGATTCGTCCCGGCGGACTGGTGGTGTTGAACCGGGATGATCCGGGCGCCTGGGCGCTCCGCGAGCGCGTGGATTCGTCGCGCAATCTGATCGCCACGTCGCTGGGGAACGCCGCGGACGTAACCGCGCAGTTGCGCGAGGAGTCGCTGCGGGGAACGGCGTTTCAACTTTCGATTCACGGCCGGACGGTCGAGTGCCATACGACCTTGATTGGTCGCTACAACGTCGCGAACTGCCTGACGGCGGCCGCCATTCTCAGCGGATTCGGACTTTCCCCCGAGCAGATTTCCGCCGGACTGGAGCAGTTCTGCGTGGTGCCGGGACGGCTGGAGCGGATCGCCTGCGGTCAGCCGTTCGACGTGTTCGTGGACTACGCCCACACCGACGACGCCCTCGCCCGCTGCCTGCAGGCGCTGCGGAGCATGACGCCGGGCCGGCTGATTGTCGTGTTCGGCGCGGGGGGGGATCGCGACCGGGAAAAGCGGCCGCTGATGGGGCGGGCGGCGCTCCACGCCGACGTGCAGATCGCGACCAGCGACAATCCACGATCCGAAGTCCCGGAGCGGATTATCGAGGAGATTCTGGCGGGGATGGCCGGCGCGCGGCCGATCGTCGAAGTCGACCGGTCCGTAGCGATCCGCCGGGCGCTCGAACTGGCGGTTCCGGGCGATTGCGTGCTGGTCGCCGGGAAGGGACACGAGCAGGAGCAGATCATCGGTGCGGAGCGTCTGCCGTTCGACGATCGTCAGGTCGTCCGGCAATGGTTGAGTCGGCTGACGACGGAGTGGAATCTGAGCCTGCCGACAGCATCTCCCCGGAGTTTTGCGCGTGTGGGATGA
- a CDS encoding isoprenyl transferase encodes MASLAPPADTLPTAPAPYSPAELEQFGLCAERMPQHIAIIMDGNGRWAQAQGLPRIEGHQRGVLVVRDIVEECSRLGVKQLTLYCFSSENWKRPELELKLLMELLERYLIDERPEILRQNLQFSVIGRREGLGEGVLREMQRTTDLSRGNTGMRLCLAVNYGSRCELVDAARALAEDVKQGRLNPEEITEEALADRLYTAGMPDPDLVIRTAGELRVSNFLLWQISYAELWVTSLCWPDFDREVLLSALRDFGSRNRRFGGLSS; translated from the coding sequence ATGGCATCCCTCGCCCCCCCCGCTGACACCTTGCCGACAGCTCCTGCTCCCTATTCCCCGGCGGAGCTGGAGCAGTTCGGGCTTTGCGCCGAACGTATGCCGCAACACATCGCCATCATTATGGACGGCAACGGGCGCTGGGCGCAGGCGCAGGGACTTCCCCGGATCGAAGGGCATCAGCGCGGCGTCCTCGTCGTCCGCGACATCGTCGAGGAATGCTCCCGCCTCGGCGTCAAGCAGCTCACGCTCTATTGTTTCAGCAGCGAGAACTGGAAGCGGCCCGAGCTGGAACTGAAGCTGCTGATGGAACTGCTGGAGCGGTATCTCATCGACGAACGTCCGGAAATTTTGCGGCAGAACCTGCAGTTCTCCGTCATCGGCCGCCGGGAAGGCCTCGGCGAAGGGGTCCTCCGCGAGATGCAGCGGACCACCGATCTGAGCCGCGGAAACACCGGCATGCGGCTGTGCCTCGCCGTCAACTACGGCAGCCGGTGCGAACTGGTCGACGCCGCCCGGGCGCTGGCCGAAGACGTGAAGCAGGGCCGGCTGAACCCCGAGGAGATCACGGAGGAAGCTCTGGCCGACCGCCTCTACACGGCCGGCATGCCGGATCCCGACCTGGTAATCCGGACCGCCGGCGAGCTGCGCGTCAGCAACTTTCTGCTCTGGCAGATCAGTTACGCGGAACTGTGGGTCACTTCGCTGTGCTGGCCGGATTTTGACCGGGAGGTCCTGCTGTCGGCCCTGCGTGACTTTGGGTCTCGAAACCGTCGCTTTGGCGGACTTTCAAGCTGA